In Oscillatoria sp. FACHB-1406, the DNA window ATACCAAAATCGACCAGTGGAATATTCTCTGTCGCTGGGCTTTTTGTCGCTCGCTTGCCGAACCAACCATTCCTTCTATCATTCCAATTCCTGCCGATAGTAACGTCGAGTTGACTTGGCGCGTCTTTGGGGGAGAGTTAGCCGATCTGCTTGCGATTGCGTTAACACAACGCTGCCATAACGATGGTTTAGCGACCGATAAAGAAACTCTCGCAACCCAATTTCGCCTGCACTTGCATCGCGGTATCGGATATTTAGCAGGCGATACAAATTTGCGAAAAATTGAGGATTTGGTGCAACTCGCCGCTTTCGTAATTCGTAATTCGTAATTCGTAATTCGTAATTCGTAATTCGTAATTCGTAATTCGTAATTCGTAATTCGTAATTCGTAATTCGTCTCACCTGGTACGCTGAGCGAAGTCGAAGCGCCGCCCCCTCTACTCCTCTCCTCGTCAGCCTTAACTTAGGTCATTCAACCGATTTTATCAGAAAAATGGGTTTAAAACCCTGCCCACTTCGGCATTTCGGCAAGCTCAATTCGCCGACCGGCAGGGGAGTGTCAAATAACGTCCCGACTGAAGAGAGGAGGGGAGGGATTTCTGGGAAGATTTCAAGCGCTGGGCAAAGAATCGGACGAGTCTTTGGGTTCCTCACGATTCCAGTAACTCGCGACTAGCGCCACCATTAACCACCACACGCAGTTAATTTGGGGACGATACCAAACCGTATCTACCATACCGTGAGTAAGGAGACCCGCGATCGCGGCTAGTGCTGCCATCAACCAAAAAGCTTGAACCTGACGCGATTGGTATAACTTCCTTAACTGTTGCACGCCTTGGTTAAAGATTGTCACCATTGTCCAGATAAAAGCAGCAAACCCCACGAAACCGACTTCTACAATCGTTTCTAAGAAAATGGAGTAGGAGCTTAAAGCCGTGTAACCCGTTCGCATATAGCGGGGATAGACGGCGTTAAAAGCGCTATTTCCCGGGCCGATGCCGAATAGGGGATAATCGCCAATCATCCTGAAAACGGCTTGCCAAACGTTGATGCGGAAGTTATTGCTGCTGTCACCGCGTCCGGCAAAGATGCTGAGAACCCTCAGCCGAAACGGTGCGGCGACGAGTAAGGCGAGGGCGAGAAGAACGAAAAAGGAACCGAAAACAATGGGTAATAGCCAGCGCTGCCAAAAACTCGGCAAGTAGGGCCGCCACCAATAGTACAGCGCCAAGCCGAAAACCGCTAATAAACTTAGCGTTGCTAGCCAACCGCCGCGAGAGTCGGTGAAAAAGAGACAAGCAATATTGACAAAAAACATCAAAGCTGCTAAAGCTTTTGGCAGTCGTCTTTGCCAAACAAAAAAGGCGGCAATGCTTAGCGCGATCGCGGCTAGCAAATATCCAGCCAGTAAGTTAGGATTGCCTAAATAGCTATAGACGCGCGTATCGCCCGCCATCGCGGAGGTGGGGTCGTTCCAGGTTGCCAACTGTCGGACTCCAAAAATTTGCTGGCGAATCCCATAGCTGCTGACGAGAAGGGCAACGAGTAGGTAGAGGGTAATCAGCCAATTGCGAAGTCGGGGCGATCGCAACACTCTAGCCGCTAACAGGAATAAGAATAAGTATAGGGTGAGTTTAACGAAGCCCGCGAGCGCTGCGGTTTTCACCGGGGAGAGGGCGGTTGCGATCGCAGCCAGTCCCCAATACGCAAACACCATATAATGAATGGGCGTGGCGGCTGCTGCCCTGCCATCATCAGCCAGCGTTACCAACAGCCAGTACGCCCCCACCGCCGCCAGCAACGCGCCGATTAAGCCCGTCGAAACAAACGGCCCCAAGGCTAAAACAACGGCAATTAACAGCGCCCCTATCGCCTCGCTGCCGTGGGTTAGCAGCCAACTGCCAGACTGCCAGCGATTGACAAAACTTAAAAGTCTGAAGAGATAGCTACCTTTGCGCCATTGGTAAGGCGGTAAAGTAGAAAGAGTTAACTGTTGCCAAACGGTCATACCAATTTTAAAGTTGAATTGATTGAGATTTTAAGCGAGGAGCGGGCGGCTCCAACCCTCGATCGAACCCAATCATAGCTCAAAACGTAATTTGTAATTCGTAATTCGTAATTCGTAATTCGTAGTTCGTAATTCGTAATT includes these proteins:
- the dndE gene encoding DNA sulfur modification protein DndE, which encodes MEPPLERFKLSQTAKDQLVKLKRHTKIDQWNILCRWAFCRSLAEPTIPSIIPIPADSNVELTWRVFGGELADLLAIALTQRCHNDGLATDKETLATQFRLHLHRGIGYLAGDTNLRKIEDLVQLAAFVIRNS
- a CDS encoding IctB family putative bicarbonate transporter, yielding MTVWQQLTLSTLPPYQWRKGSYLFRLLSFVNRWQSGSWLLTHGSEAIGALLIAVVLALGPFVSTGLIGALLAAVGAYWLLVTLADDGRAAAATPIHYMVFAYWGLAAIATALSPVKTAALAGFVKLTLYLFLFLLAARVLRSPRLRNWLITLYLLVALLVSSYGIRQQIFGVRQLATWNDPTSAMAGDTRVYSYLGNPNLLAGYLLAAIALSIAAFFVWQRRLPKALAALMFFVNIACLFFTDSRGGWLATLSLLAVFGLALYYWWRPYLPSFWQRWLLPIVFGSFFVLLALALLVAAPFRLRVLSIFAGRGDSSNNFRINVWQAVFRMIGDYPLFGIGPGNSAFNAVYPRYMRTGYTALSSYSIFLETIVEVGFVGFAAFIWTMVTIFNQGVQQLRKLYQSRQVQAFWLMAALAAIAGLLTHGMVDTVWYRPQINCVWWLMVALVASYWNREEPKDSSDSLPSA